A genomic region of Negativicutes bacterium contains the following coding sequences:
- the priA gene encoding primosomal protein N', producing MKKIAQIFVNTTVKSITKPYTYHIPSELSFLDVGWRVVVPFGKQKMEGFIVKVEETNDADNLKSIIETIDSQPWFDNNMLETAKWISSYYLCSLVDALRLFIPGNSGIKINILYKIAENVNFNADFSAFKFNEILQYIIKSNKAWSLLDLSKVFLHYDCKIALDYLIEKKLLVKEYEIKNKANIKVENIIKLNPSFIEDKNFFKNKPAQQKVLNYLANKDILTTAELKILKISRDTINALKKHNAIIIEEHRVLRNSYDDLVGSKKEITLNPEQSQALLSLNHALTQQIYAPFLLYGITGSGKTQVYIEITKKVIKSGKQAIVLVPEIALTSQIVKRFKAEFDSDVVVIHSKLSISERNDVFTRIRTKDANIVIGARSAVFAPVVDLGIIIMDEEHDFSYKQEESPKYNTVNVAQQRLKLSNGLLLLGSATPALNTYFAALNKKITLLKLSQRIDNSVLPAVNLVDMRDELKKGRRKIISHDLHKLISSTLAVNEQIILLLNRRGFSTFILCRECGYVMTCDSCAATLVYHNSGKLQCHYCHKPKVIPDICPKCSSRYIKYFGTGTQRLEEELQKEFPQAKIARMDYDTTKGKFSHDKIINDFKEKKFDILLGTQMVAKGHDIKNVTAVGIISADSALNIPDFRSAERTFALLTQAAGRAGRGEIEGKVIIQTYNANHYVLLASKTHDYEAFYQEEILYRKQLNYPPFTKLIKLTFYNQEKNIAQEQAQALINELRSNINLEETDLLGPFTPPIEKINNLYRYNILIKAQSLDSVKKYLTAIDISSRANISIDVDPMSII from the coding sequence ATGAAAAAAATTGCACAGATTTTTGTTAATACAACAGTTAAAAGCATTACCAAACCATATACTTATCATATTCCAAGCGAATTAAGTTTTCTTGATGTCGGTTGGCGTGTTGTTGTGCCTTTTGGCAAACAAAAAATGGAAGGGTTCATTGTAAAAGTTGAAGAAACTAATGATGCTGATAATTTAAAATCAATTATTGAAACGATTGATAGTCAACCGTGGTTTGATAATAATATGTTAGAAACTGCAAAATGGATTTCTAGTTATTATCTATGCTCCTTAGTCGATGCATTAAGATTGTTTATTCCCGGTAATAGTGGTATTAAGATAAATATACTATATAAAATTGCCGAAAATGTTAATTTTAATGCTGATTTTTCTGCTTTTAAGTTTAATGAAATTTTACAATATATAATAAAGAGTAATAAGGCTTGGTCGTTGCTAGACTTATCAAAAGTATTTTTACATTATGATTGTAAAATAGCATTAGATTATTTAATAGAAAAAAAATTATTAGTGAAAGAATATGAAATAAAAAATAAAGCTAATATTAAAGTCGAAAATATTATAAAACTAAACCCTAGTTTTATTGAAGATAAAAACTTTTTCAAAAACAAGCCAGCACAGCAAAAAGTTTTGAATTATTTAGCAAATAAAGATATTTTAACGACAGCTGAGCTTAAAATTTTGAAAATTTCGCGCGATACTATTAATGCTTTAAAAAAGCATAATGCTATTATAATTGAAGAACACAGAGTATTGCGCAATAGTTATGATGATTTAGTAGGTTCAAAAAAAGAGATAACTTTAAATCCCGAACAATCTCAGGCACTACTATCACTGAATCATGCTTTAACCCAACAAATATATGCACCGTTTTTACTATATGGCATTACCGGTAGTGGCAAAACTCAAGTTTATATTGAAATAACGAAAAAGGTTATTAAGTCTGGCAAACAAGCGATTGTACTAGTTCCAGAAATTGCGTTAACAAGTCAAATAGTGAAAAGATTTAAAGCTGAATTTGATAGCGACGTCGTTGTAATTCATAGTAAGTTATCAATTTCCGAAAGAAATGATGTTTTCACTAGAATTCGGACCAAAGATGCTAATATTGTTATTGGTGCTAGATCAGCGGTTTTTGCTCCGGTTGTAGATTTAGGCATTATCATTATGGATGAAGAACATGATTTTTCTTATAAGCAAGAGGAAAGCCCTAAATATAATACTGTCAATGTAGCACAACAGCGTCTAAAGCTTAGTAACGGTTTATTATTATTAGGTAGTGCAACTCCGGCATTAAATACTTATTTCGCAGCACTTAATAAGAAGATAACATTACTGAAGCTATCGCAACGAATTGATAATAGTGTTTTGCCAGCCGTTAATTTAGTTGATATGCGCGATGAGTTAAAAAAAGGCCGAAGAAAAATAATTTCCCATGATTTACATAAATTAATTTCTTCAACTTTAGCTGTCAATGAGCAGATAATTTTATTATTAAATCGACGTGGTTTTTCAACCTTTATTTTATGTCGTGAATGTGGTTATGTTATGACCTGTGATAGTTGTGCCGCAACGTTGGTTTATCATAATTCCGGTAAGCTTCAATGTCATTATTGTCATAAACCAAAAGTTATTCCTGATATTTGTCCCAAATGTTCTAGCCGTTATATTAAATATTTTGGGACTGGAACTCAAAGACTGGAAGAAGAATTGCAAAAAGAATTTCCACAAGCAAAAATTGCTCGTATGGATTACGATACAACTAAAGGGAAGTTTTCTCATGATAAAATAATCAACGATTTTAAAGAAAAAAAGTTTGATATTTTATTAGGAACGCAAATGGTAGCAAAAGGGCATGATATAAAAAATGTTACTGCTGTTGGTATTATTAGCGCAGATTCAGCCTTAAACATTCCAGACTTTCGTTCGGCTGAACGAACTTTTGCACTTTTAACGCAAGCTGCTGGTAGAGCCGGGCGTGGTGAAATTGAAGGAAAGGTCATCATTCAAACCTACAATGCTAACCACTATGTTTTATTGGCTAGTAAAACTCATGATTATGAAGCATTTTATCAAGAGGAAATATTATATCGAAAGCAACTAAATTATCCACCGTTTACTAAGTTAATCAAACTAACATTTTACAATCAAGAAAAAAATATAGCTCAAGAACAAGCGCAAGCCTTAATAAATGAGCTTAGAAGTAATATTAATCTTGAAGAAACTGATCTTTTAGGACCATTTACACCGCCGATTGAAAAAATAAATAATTTATACCGATACAATATTTTAATTAAGGCTCAGTCTTTAGACAGTGTAAAAAAATATTTAACTGCTATTGATATTAGTAGTAGAGCAAATATCAGTATTGATGTTGATCCAATGAGTATCATTTAA
- a CDS encoding DUF370 domain-containing protein codes for MDIKLINIGFGNIVSANRIISIVSPESAPIKRIIQEARDRGMLIDATYGRRTRAVIITDSDHIILSAVQPETVAHRLVNKEHHEETTE; via the coding sequence ATGGATATCAAACTAATTAATATCGGTTTTGGTAATATTGTTTCTGCCAACCGCATTATTTCAATCGTTAGCCCTGAATCGGCTCCAATTAAAAGAATTATTCAAGAGGCACGTGATCGAGGCATGCTTATTGATGCTACTTATGGACGCAGAACTAGAGCTGTAATTATAACTGATAGTGACCATATTATATTATCAGCAGTCCAACCTGAGACCGTAGCACATCGCTTAGTTAATAAAGAGCATCACGAAGAAACAACTGAATAA
- a CDS encoding DNA-directed RNA polymerase subunit omega, protein MINPSLDILVTKVDSKYTLVVLAAKRARELMDGATLTVKSKSNKKVTNALEEIAQDCISFERTKTGIK, encoded by the coding sequence ATGATTAATCCTTCATTAGATATCTTAGTAACAAAAGTTGACAGTAAATATACCTTGGTAGTGTTAGCTGCTAAAAGAGCAAGAGAGTTAATGGATGGTGCTACTTTAACCGTAAAAAGCAAATCAAATAAAAAAGTAACTAATGCTTTAGAAGAAATTGCTCAAGATTGTATTTCTTTTGAAAGAACAAAAACCGGCATTAAGTAG
- the fmt gene encoding methionyl-tRNA formyltransferase: protein MNNLKIVFMGTPDFAVPCLKTLNENYEVIAVITQPDRPKGRGQKLTPSPIKEYALEHNLTVLQPEKIKTSETEEQLKKLAPDLIVVVAFGQILSKAILDIPQLGCINVHASLLPKYRGAAPIHWSIINGETKTGITTMYMDVGLDTGDMILKEEVSISAKMNTGELHDTLMNIGAKTLLQTIKQIAEGSVVRNKQNDAKASYAPLLTKELERINWLLPAQEIYNLVRGLNPWPVAFSIFKGKKLKIWQTKVIDNVTIGEIGTVLSLTETGFTVQTGKGILEILELQPESKRKMTAKDFVCGNQISINDKLE, encoded by the coding sequence ATGAATAATTTAAAAATTGTTTTTATGGGTACACCTGATTTTGCTGTCCCTTGTTTGAAAACTTTAAATGAAAACTATGAAGTTATAGCAGTAATTACTCAACCAGATCGTCCTAAAGGACGGGGGCAGAAATTAACGCCATCACCAATTAAAGAATATGCCTTAGAACATAATTTAACTGTTTTACAACCAGAAAAAATTAAAACTTCGGAAACTGAAGAACAGTTGAAAAAATTAGCACCGGATCTAATTGTAGTAGTAGCTTTTGGACAAATTCTATCAAAGGCTATCCTTGATATCCCCCAATTAGGATGCATCAATGTTCATGCATCGTTATTGCCAAAATATCGTGGAGCTGCACCAATTCATTGGTCAATTATTAATGGTGAGACAAAAACAGGGATTACTACAATGTATATGGATGTTGGTCTTGATACTGGTGATATGATTTTAAAAGAAGAAGTATCAATTTCCGCTAAAATGAATACCGGTGAACTGCATGATACTTTAATGAATATTGGTGCAAAAACTCTATTGCAAACAATTAAACAAATAGCAGAAGGTTCAGTAGTACGAAATAAACAAAACGATGCAAAAGCGTCTTATGCACCATTACTAACCAAAGAGTTAGAAAGAATAAACTGGCTGTTACCGGCACAGGAAATTTATAATTTAGTACGGGGCTTAAATCCTTGGCCCGTTGCTTTTTCAATATTTAAAGGAAAAAAATTAAAAATTTGGCAAACAAAAGTTATTGATAATGTTACTATTGGTGAAATTGGAACAGTTTTATCCTTAACAGAAACTGGTTTTACAGTACAAACCGGTAAAGGGATTTTAGAAATTTTAGAATTGCAACCTGAAAGTAAACGTAAAATGACCGCAAAAGATTTTGTTTGTGGCAATCAAATTTCAATTAATGACAAATTAGAATAA
- the gmk gene encoding guanylate kinase encodes MQQSGILFVLSGPSGAGKGTICQELLRQIPNLQYSVSATTRKPRLGETNGINYWFKEKDEFEEMIKNDLLLEYAEVYGNYYGTPKEQVLKILKSGKNVVLEIDPQGAMQVKAKFPEGVFIYILPPSLDELAARITKRGTDSKDSIKKRLAAATEEIQYALKYDYVVVNDKVETAVDSIATIISAEKFNSKRRKKIILNICESEKLKHD; translated from the coding sequence ATGCAACAAAGTGGCATATTATTTGTTTTATCGGGCCCATCTGGTGCTGGTAAAGGAACTATTTGTCAAGAGTTATTACGTCAGATACCGAATTTGCAATATTCAGTATCAGCAACAACCAGAAAACCACGATTAGGCGAAACTAATGGTATTAATTATTGGTTTAAAGAAAAAGATGAATTTGAGGAAATGATTAAAAATGACTTGTTGTTAGAGTATGCTGAAGTTTATGGCAATTATTATGGTACGCCAAAAGAACAAGTTTTAAAAATTTTAAAATCAGGTAAAAATGTAGTGTTAGAAATTGATCCTCAAGGAGCAATGCAAGTAAAAGCAAAGTTTCCGGAGGGAGTTTTTATTTATATCTTGCCACCATCATTAGATGAATTAGCAGCAAGAATTACTAAAAGAGGTACTGATTCTAAAGATAGTATCAAGAAAAGATTAGCGGCAGCTACTGAAGAAATACAATATGCTCTTAAATACGATTATGTCGTAGTTAATGATAAAGTTGAAACGGCAGTAGATAGTATTGCTACTATTATTTCAGCCGAAAAATTTAATTCTAAGCGTAGAAAAAAAATCATCTTAAATATATGCGAAAGTGAGAAATTAAAACATGATTAA
- a CDS encoding YicC family protein, whose protein sequence is MLKSMTGFGRGVYSDEEVKFVVEIKTVNHRYNDIFIKMPKTLNQLEDKIRTTITSKIHRGRVDISISMDLFNNSNKKVNVDKKLAIAYDNVLRELAVALEIPYTTALLEIAKQPDVLVITEDEADITIFADKLNLALTAAVENILQMRTIEGQNIKNDLLSRVCKLEELVSTIKVQEPIITNDYRDKLLVKVKEFINDSNVVVDEGRLLQEVALFADRINFTEELVRLSSHFIQFKTNLEVSEPIGRKLDFIVQEINRETNTIASKANDFTVANIIVELKSEIEKIREQIQNVE, encoded by the coding sequence TTGTTAAAAAGTATGACGGGGTTTGGTCGTGGCGTATACAGCGACGAGGAAGTTAAATTTGTTGTAGAAATAAAAACTGTTAATCATCGATATAATGATATTTTTATAAAAATGCCTAAAACATTAAATCAGCTTGAAGATAAAATTAGGACAACTATTACCAGTAAAATACATCGTGGCAGAGTTGATATATCAATATCGATGGATTTGTTTAATAATAGCAATAAAAAAGTAAATGTTGACAAAAAATTGGCGATAGCTTACGATAATGTTTTAAGGGAATTAGCGGTGGCCTTAGAAATACCTTATACTACAGCTTTATTAGAAATTGCCAAACAACCTGATGTATTGGTAATAACGGAAGATGAAGCTGATATTACAATTTTTGCGGATAAGCTTAACTTGGCCTTAACTGCGGCAGTAGAAAATATTCTCCAAATGCGTACAATAGAAGGTCAAAATATTAAAAATGATTTACTAAGTCGAGTTTGTAAACTTGAAGAATTAGTTTCAACAATAAAAGTACAGGAGCCTATTATTACGAATGATTATCGCGATAAATTATTAGTAAAAGTTAAAGAATTTATTAATGATAGCAACGTGGTAGTAGATGAGGGCAGATTATTGCAAGAAGTGGCCCTTTTTGCTGATAGAATCAACTTTACTGAAGAACTAGTTAGATTAAGTAGTCATTTTATACAATTTAAAACAAACCTTGAAGTCAGTGAACCAATTGGTCGTAAACTCGATTTCATTGTTCAAGAAATAAACCGTGAAACTAATACTATTGCTTCAAAGGCCAACGATTTTACTGTAGCTAATATTATTGTTGAACTGAAAAGTGAAATTGAAAAAATTCGTGAACAAATTCAAAACGTCGAATAA
- the coaBC gene encoding bifunctional phosphopantothenoylcysteine decarboxylase/phosphopantothenate--cysteine ligase CoaBC, whose amino-acid sequence MLTGKNILVCISGGIAAYKAADIVSKLRKSKANVNVIMTEAATNFITPLTLRELSCNPVVVSMWEKVTNWNVEHIALASKADLILIAPATANIIGKLANGIADDMLTTTVMATKAPVYIAPAMNTNMYQNQIVQDNITKLSHYGYNLIEPESGMLACGIEGLGRLPEPEKIVTIVKNHFKIDSQALKNKKILITAGGTIEPLDPIRYIGNRSSGKMGYAIAKEAVLRGAEVVLVSGPTALPAPEGVRLISIETAAQMRKAVLREFNDTDITIKAAAVADYHPRNVSDIKIKKSDQSMTVVLEKNPDILMELGSIKTAEQLLIGFAAETNDLIKYAKSKVEKKNLDMIIANDVSLPGAGFNSNTNIVKILYKNGTVESLEKMSKHKLASIIIDKIISLKDNA is encoded by the coding sequence ATGTTAACAGGAAAAAATATTCTTGTTTGCATTAGTGGTGGTATTGCTGCTTATAAAGCCGCTGATATCGTTAGTAAACTGCGCAAGAGTAAGGCTAATGTTAATGTCATAATGACAGAAGCTGCTACTAATTTCATTACACCTTTGACACTTAGAGAGTTAAGTTGTAATCCAGTAGTGGTTAGCATGTGGGAAAAAGTAACAAATTGGAACGTTGAGCACATTGCTTTAGCCAGTAAAGCCGATTTGATTTTAATTGCTCCAGCTACCGCTAATATCATTGGTAAACTTGCGAATGGCATAGCTGATGATATGCTGACTACAACCGTTATGGCTACAAAAGCACCGGTCTACATAGCGCCAGCAATGAATACTAATATGTATCAAAATCAAATTGTTCAAGATAATATTACTAAATTATCACATTATGGTTATAATTTGATAGAGCCTGAATCAGGAATGTTGGCCTGTGGTATTGAAGGGCTTGGTCGCTTGCCCGAACCGGAAAAAATCGTTACAATTGTAAAAAATCATTTTAAAATAGATTCTCAAGCTTTAAAAAATAAAAAAATTCTTATTACCGCCGGTGGAACGATTGAACCATTAGATCCAATTCGTTACATTGGCAATAGATCTAGTGGTAAAATGGGCTATGCAATTGCTAAAGAAGCCGTTTTGCGTGGCGCAGAAGTTGTATTAGTCTCAGGTCCGACTGCATTGCCGGCACCGGAAGGTGTTAGGTTAATCAGCATCGAAACTGCGGCTCAAATGCGTAAAGCTGTTTTGCGAGAATTTAATGATACTGATATAACAATAAAGGCAGCAGCAGTTGCCGATTATCATCCACGCAATGTTTCTGATATTAAAATCAAGAAAAGTGATCAATCTATGACTGTTGTCTTGGAGAAAAATCCTGATATTTTAATGGAGTTAGGTAGTATTAAAACTGCGGAACAATTATTAATTGGATTTGCCGCAGAAACGAATGACTTAATTAAATATGCAAAAAGTAAAGTGGAAAAGAAAAATCTTGACATGATTATTGCTAATGATGTATCCTTACCAGGAGCTGGCTTTAATTCTAATACTAATATTGTTAAAATATTATATAAAAATGGTACTGTTGAATCATTAGAGAAGATGTCAAAACATAAACTAGCAAGCATCATTATCGATAAAATAATTTCATTAAAAGATAATGCTTGA
- the metK gene encoding methionine adenosyltransferase, translated as MVSKSVLFTSESVTEGHPDKISDQISDSVLDAILAKDPMGRVACETLVTTGLVHVVGEITTNCYVDIPKIVRETIREIGYTRAKFGFDGDTCGVMTSIGEQSADIAMGVDKAKEAKDGEMEDSIDAIGAGDQGMMFGYATNETPEYMPLTISLAHKLSRRLSEVRKNDTLSYLRPDGKTQVTVEYVDGKPVRIDAIVISTQHGPEVDLKTIEKDLMEHVIKPIIPTEFLDENTKYYINPTGRFVVGGPQGDAGLTGRKIIVDTYGGMARHGGGAFSGKDPTKVDRSAAYAARYVAKNVVAAGLAEKCEIQLAYAIGVAKPVSIMVETFGTAKVAEAVISTLIAKHFDLRPAGIIKSLDLRRPIYKQTAAYGHFGRTDLDLPWERTDKADVLKAEAGL; from the coding sequence ATTGTGAGTAAAAGTGTTTTATTTACATCAGAGTCCGTAACAGAAGGCCATCCTGATAAGATTTCTGATCAAATTTCAGATAGCGTATTAGATGCTATTTTAGCAAAAGATCCAATGGGTCGTGTTGCTTGTGAAACCCTAGTTACAACTGGGTTAGTACATGTAGTCGGGGAAATAACAACTAATTGCTATGTTGATATACCGAAAATAGTAAGAGAAACAATCCGTGAGATCGGTTATACCAGAGCTAAATTCGGCTTTGATGGCGATACTTGTGGTGTAATGACATCAATTGGCGAGCAATCAGCTGATATCGCTATGGGTGTTGATAAAGCAAAAGAAGCAAAAGACGGCGAAATGGAAGATTCAATCGATGCTATTGGTGCTGGCGACCAAGGCATGATGTTTGGTTATGCGACCAATGAAACTCCAGAATATATGCCACTTACTATTTCTTTAGCACATAAATTATCACGTCGTTTGTCAGAAGTTCGCAAAAATGATACATTATCATATTTACGTCCTGATGGAAAAACTCAAGTAACAGTGGAGTATGTTGATGGCAAACCGGTAAGAATTGATGCCATTGTTATTTCAACTCAACATGGTCCGGAAGTTGATTTAAAAACTATTGAAAAAGATTTGATGGAACATGTAATTAAGCCGATTATTCCGACAGAATTTTTAGATGAAAATACTAAATATTATATTAATCCAACTGGTCGCTTCGTAGTAGGGGGACCACAAGGTGATGCTGGTTTAACTGGTAGAAAAATTATTGTTGATACTTATGGCGGAATGGCGCGTCATGGTGGCGGAGCATTCTCCGGTAAAGATCCTACAAAGGTTGATAGATCTGCAGCTTATGCGGCGCGTTATGTTGCTAAGAATGTAGTTGCGGCAGGACTTGCAGAAAAATGTGAAATTCAATTAGCATACGCAATTGGTGTAGCAAAACCAGTTTCAATTATGGTTGAGACTTTCGGCACTGCTAAAGTTGCTGAAGCGGTAATTTCTACTTTAATTGCAAAACATTTTGACTTAAGACCAGCTGGTATCATTAAATCTTTAGATTTACGTAGACCAATTTACAAGCAAACAGCAGCTTATGGTCATTTTGGTAGAACTGATTTAGATTTACCATGGGAACGTACTGATAAAGCTGATGTTTTAAAAGCTGAAGCTGGATTATAA
- the def gene encoding peptide deformylase has product MTVLEVKKAGAPVLKEIAKPVTKIDKKIKKLLEDMATTMYDENGVGLAAPQVGVSLRVVVIDTGEGLIEIINPNIIKTEGVACDTEGCLSIPGILGEVERAAKITVEFSDRKGKIKRINAEGLLARAFQHEIDHLDGILFIDKAKTISKGK; this is encoded by the coding sequence ATGACTGTATTAGAGGTTAAAAAAGCAGGGGCACCGGTTTTGAAAGAAATTGCTAAACCTGTTACTAAAATAGATAAAAAAATAAAAAAACTACTGGAAGATATGGCAACAACAATGTATGACGAAAATGGTGTAGGTTTAGCAGCACCACAAGTCGGAGTATCACTAAGAGTTGTGGTCATTGATACCGGCGAAGGATTAATCGAAATAATAAATCCTAATATCATAAAGACAGAAGGCGTAGCCTGTGATACTGAAGGATGCCTTAGCATCCCTGGAATTTTAGGGGAAGTAGAACGAGCGGCAAAAATAACTGTGGAATTTTCAGACCGAAAAGGTAAAATTAAAAGAATTAATGCTGAAGGCTTATTGGCACGTGCGTTTCAACATGAAATTGATCATTTAGATGGCATCTTATTTATTGACAAAGCCAAAACGATCTCGAAAGGGAAATAA